In Juglans microcarpa x Juglans regia isolate MS1-56 chromosome 4S, Jm3101_v1.0, whole genome shotgun sequence, a single window of DNA contains:
- the LOC121263305 gene encoding UPF0047 protein YjbQ-like: MQTSSVFLAAKPFSAPVRVRSLYSPSTAKDPGSMSAAAPKWAQKTITLPPQRRGCHLITPKIMKEIAQDLSEFQCGLAHLFLQHTSASLTINENYDSDVRDDTETFLNRIVPEGRSAPWKHTIEGPDDMPAHIKSSMFGCTLTVPITNGQLNMGTWQGIWLCEHRDNATPRNVVVTLNGI, from the exons ATGCAAACATCCTCGGTGTTCTTAGCTGCCAAGCCTTTCTCGGCTCCTGTTCGTGTGAGGTCTCTGTACTCACCGAGCACCGCAAAGGATCCGGGTTCGATGTCGGCGGCGGCTCCTAAGTGGGCTCAGAAGACCATAACGCTGCCTCCCCAGAGAAGAGGCTGTCATCTCATCACCCCCAAG ATAATGAAGGAAATCGCACAAGATCTGTCAGAATTCCAGTGTGGCCTTGCTCATCTCTTCC TGCAGCATACAAGTGCTTCTCTTACTATCAATGAGAATTACGACTCTGATGTTCGAGATGATACAGAGACATTCCTCAACAGGATAGTTCCTGAG GGAAGGTCTGCACCTTGGAAACATACAATTGAAG GCCCAGATGATATGCCAGCCCATATCAAATCTTCAATGTTTGGCTGCACGCTGAC GGTTCCAATTACAAATGGGCAGCTTAACATGGGAACCTGGCAG GGGATATGGCTGTGTGAGCATCGTGACAACGCTACTCCACGCAATGTTGTGGTTACCCTCAATGGAATATAG